A single window of Girardinichthys multiradiatus isolate DD_20200921_A chromosome 15, DD_fGirMul_XY1, whole genome shotgun sequence DNA harbors:
- the LOC124881843 gene encoding trace amine-associated receptor 1-like yields MEVESGFDVSYHFHPCYESSNVSKTLRRTSSTMCTLFYIFLGLLSVITMCGNLLVIISIIYFKQLHTPSNYLIISLAVTDLLVGIVVFPLSMSFSLSSCLYYRDLICKIRDSLDVILSSTSISNLCCISVDRYYAVCHPLTYRSKINTGIVLVMILMSWGVSVLVAIGFIVAEINQEKCKENCFSDAVLEKVLAPVLSFYLPVIVMLYIYLRIFLVAQRQARSIQDTATSAVNINNVERKATKTLAIVMGVFLMCWLPFFLCFSFQLLGGVSVSVYETLNWLALSNSMLNPFIYAFFYSWFRSAFKMIISGKIFQGNFPNTKLL; encoded by the coding sequence ATGGAAGTAGAATCTGGATTTGATGTCAGTTATCATTTTCATCCTTGTTATGAAAGTAGCAATGTCTCTAAAACACTGAGAAGGACTTCTTCTACAATGTGTACTTTATTCTACATTTTTCTTGGCTTACTGTCTGTTATTACAATGTGTGGAAATCTCCTTGTAATAATCTCCATCATTTACTTTAAGCAGCTCCACACACCATCTAACTACCTGATCATCTCTCTGGCTGTGACTGACCTACTTGTGGGGATTGTAGTATTTCCTCTGAGCATGTCTTTTTCTCTCAGCTCCTGTCTGTATTACAGAGACTTAATCTGCAAAATACGAGACAGCCTCGATGTCATACTGAGCTCGACCTCTATTTCAAATTTGTGCTGTATTTCTGTAGACAGATACTATGCAGTGTGCCACCCACTGACATATAGATCTAAGATAAATACTGGCATTGTCCTGGTTATGATCCTTATGAGCTGGGGAGTTTCTGTACTTGTTGCGATTGGTTTTATTGTAGCCGaaataaatcaagaaaaatgtaaagaaaactgtttttctgaTGCTGTACTTGAAAAGGTTTTGGCCcctgttttatcattttatctCCCAGTGATCGTAATGCTGTATATCTACCTAAGGATATTCCTTGTTGCACAAAGACAGGCTCGCAGCATCCAGGACACAGCAACGTCTGCAGTAAACATCAATAACGTGGAGAGGAAAGCAACTAAAACTCTGGCTATTGTTATGGGAGTTTTTCTAATGTGTTGGCtgcctttctttctttgtttttcctttcagCTATTAGGTGGAGTTTCAGTGTCAGTGTATGAAACCCTTAACTGGCTTGCCTTGTCCAATTCAATGCTCAATCCATTTATATATGCTTTCTTTTACAGCTGGTTTAGGTCAGCATTCAAAATGATCATTTctggaaaaatatttcaagGGAACTTTCCTAACACTAAGCTCCTTTGA
- the LOC124881844 gene encoding trace amine-associated receptor 1-like, which translates to MEAESDLYVSYDFHPCYEINNVSKTLRRTSSTVCMLLNIFLGLLSVITVCGNLLVIISIIYFKQLHTPSNYLVFSLAVADLLVGIVVFPLSMSFSLSSCLYYRDVFCKIRDSFDVILSTTSIFNLCCISVDRYYAVCHPLTYRSEINTAVVLVMILMSWGVSVFVAIGFIVAEVNQEKCEKKCFSDVVLEKALAPVFSFYLPVIIMLNIYLRIFLVAQRQARSIQDTAKSAVNISNMERKATKTLAVVMGVFLMCWLPFFLCFSFQLLGGVSVPVFESLNWLTLTNSMLNPFIYAFFYSWFRSAFKMIISGKIFQGDFTHSELR; encoded by the coding sequence ATGGAAGCAGAATCAGATTTGTATGTCAGTTATGACTTCCATCCTTGTTATGAAATTAACAATGTCTCAAAAACACTGAGAAGGACTTCTTCTACAGTATGTATGTTACTTAACATTTTCCTTGGCTTACTGTCTGTTATTACAGTGTGTGGAAACCTCCTTGTAATAATATCCATCATTTACTTTAAGCAGCTCCACACACCATCTAACTACCTGGTTTTCTCTCTGGCTGTGGCTGACCTACTTGTGGGGATTGTAGTCTTTCCTCTGAGTATGTCTTTCTCTCTTAGTTCCTGTCTGTATTACAGAGACGTATTCTGCAAAATTCGAGACAGCTTTGATGTTATACTGAGCACAActtctatttttaatttatgctGTATTTCTGTAGACAGATACTATGCAGTGTGCCACCCACTGACATACAGATCTGAAATAAACACTGCCGTTGTTCTGGTTATGATCCTTATGAGCTGGGGAGTTTCTGTATTTGTTGCGATTGGTTTTATTGTGGCAGAAGTAAAtcaagaaaaatgtgaaaaaaaatgtttttctgatgttGTGCTTGAAAAAGCTTTGGCCCCGGTTTTCTCATTTTATCTCCCAGTGATCATAATGCTGAATATCTACCTAAGGATATTCCTTGTTGCACAAAGACAGGCTCGCAGCATCCAGGACACAGCAAAGTCTGCAGTAAACATCAGTAACATGGAGAGGAAGGCAACCAAAACTCTTGCTGTTGTTATGGGAGTTTTTCTAATGTGTTGGCtgcctttctttctttgtttttcctttcagCTATTAGGTGGTGTTTCAGTGCCGGTGTTTGAATCCCTTAACTGGCTTACACTGACGAATTCAATGCTCAATCCGTTTATATATGCTTTCTTTTACAGCTGGTTCAGGTCAGCCTTCAAAATGATAATTTCTGGAAAAATATTTCAGGGGGATTTTACACACAGTGAGCTCCGCTGA